One window of Magallana gigas chromosome 2, xbMagGiga1.1, whole genome shotgun sequence genomic DNA carries:
- the LOC105328304 gene encoding uncharacterized protein, whose translation MNANMMSFPQLILALSLLTVLLQKTSAIFTDDILVPKSFSPGGLLEESLPTNKRYAMLSYNFGSSRRYSPTYSQSRRNAYVPKRYRYNYFRRPWENLPDFHCYRKRCDSSSDCCQRHNICDPYVKVCHDCWHGYKCQTSNDCCSRYPYCHPHKKECYN comes from the exons ATGAACGCTAATATGATGAGTTTCCCACAGTTGATTCTCGCCTTATCTCTTCTGACGGTGCTACTACAAAAAACTAGTGCAATATTTACAG ATGACATTCTGGTGCCAAAATCCTTTTCCCCAGGGGGTCTTTTAGAAGAGAGTTTACCGACAAATAAGAG GTATGCTATGCTGTCCTACAATTTTGGATCAAGCAGAAGGTACTCGCCGACCTATTCACAAAGCCGAAGAAATGCCTATGTCCCAAAGCGATACAG GTACAACTACTTTCGGCGTCCGTGGGAAAATCTTCCTGACTTTCACTGTTACCGGAAGCGATGTGACTCGTCATCAGATTGTTGTCAACGTCATAATATTTGTGATCCATATGTGAAAGTGTGTCATGACTGCTGGCATGGATATAAATGCCAAACTTCGAACGATTGCTGCAGTCGGTACCCGTATTGCCATCCCCACAAAAAGGAGTGTTACAATTGA